A single region of the Moorena sp. SIOASIH genome encodes:
- a CDS encoding baseplate J/gp47 family protein, whose protein sequence is MPIELPNLDDRTYDDLVQEALGMIPSYAPEWTNHNPSDPGITVIELFAYLTEMVLYRQNRVTEANMRMFLQLLNGPDWQQKEDLQTEIKEAITQVRDRYRAITCADFVELAQEVKPDNTDDTVARAHCIPRRNLDSENPLVEPVDQPGHVSIVIIPDSTNRENSPPQPSSLLINEVKNHLEERRLIGTAIHVVVPRYITISIRLTIHLNREADVATTRDKINQALENFFDPLPNPDNPQGWPFGRNVYVSELYQLLDELDFVDYITKTNEQDEVFFPNPDAIANEERLVPNTGQLSAIQLKPEELVDLDLSNSTIDIISPIKTVDFTG, encoded by the coding sequence ATGCCAATAGAATTGCCTAATCTTGATGACCGCACCTATGATGACTTGGTGCAAGAAGCCCTGGGTATGATTCCCAGCTATGCCCCCGAATGGACTAATCACAATCCTTCTGATCCTGGTATTACCGTTATTGAGCTGTTTGCCTACCTTACCGAAATGGTGCTCTATCGGCAAAATCGGGTGACAGAGGCGAATATGCGGATGTTTTTACAACTGCTGAATGGACCAGATTGGCAGCAAAAGGAGGATTTACAGACAGAGATTAAAGAGGCAATTACCCAAGTACGCGATCGCTACCGAGCCATCACCTGTGCCGACTTTGTGGAATTAGCCCAAGAAGTAAAACCAGATAATACAGATGATACCGTTGCGAGGGCACACTGTATACCTCGACGTAACCTGGACTCGGAAAATCCCTTAGTCGAACCTGTGGATCAACCAGGTCATGTGAGTATTGTGATTATCCCCGACAGCACTAATCGTGAAAATAGCCCTCCTCAACCAAGCTCATTGCTGATTAACGAGGTAAAAAACCACTTAGAAGAACGGCGATTGATTGGCACGGCAATCCATGTAGTTGTGCCACGGTACATCACCATTAGCATCAGATTAACCATACACCTCAACCGAGAAGCAGACGTAGCAACCACTAGGGACAAGATAAATCAGGCACTGGAAAACTTTTTCGATCCCCTACCAAATCCTGACAATCCTCAAGGTTGGCCATTTGGTCGAAATGTTTATGTTTCCGAACTTTATCAACTACTTGATGAACTAGACTTTGTGGATTATATCACCAAAACCAACGAGCAAGACGAAGTATTTTTTCCTAATCCTGATGCCATTGCCAATGAGGAACGCTTAGTTCCCAACACAGGACAGCTAAGTGCCATCCAGCTTAAACCAGAAGAATTAGTTGATTTAGATCTTAGCAACAGCACTATAGATATCATCTCCCCCATAAAAACCGTTGATTTCACCGGATAA
- a CDS encoding phage tail protein has protein sequence MTNSARSPSKLLDYLPEIYQSDPFVGQFLLPFEKILFGSPDGVNFSEQGLEEKIARISNYFHPQETPPDFLPWLSSWVALSLRADLDVQKQRNFLANTVRLYRFRGTKANLQTLLELFLEDEEKVTIIDASNAEFQIGDSELLNQIDDPEELPSRSLLGRGTYLGGGIPHFFIVRITPAQGLTQEQLDRQIEIATAIIEQEKPAHTKYRLEIIYPDTMQIGTFDPNSGKGTGSQIGIDTIFGKIPENDDPILEDISQIFLY, from the coding sequence ATGACAAACTCAGCCCGTTCTCCCAGTAAACTTTTAGACTATCTGCCAGAGATTTATCAAAGCGATCCTTTCGTCGGTCAATTTTTACTACCCTTTGAAAAGATTCTTTTCGGTAGTCCAGATGGGGTAAATTTTTCTGAGCAAGGTTTAGAAGAAAAAATTGCCCGTATTTCTAATTACTTCCATCCCCAAGAAACACCCCCAGACTTCCTGCCCTGGTTATCTAGCTGGGTGGCGTTGAGTCTTAGAGCAGATTTAGATGTCCAAAAACAACGGAATTTTCTGGCCAATACCGTCAGATTGTATCGTTTTCGAGGGACGAAAGCCAATTTACAAACACTGCTAGAATTATTTCTAGAGGACGAGGAAAAAGTCACCATTATCGACGCTTCCAATGCCGAATTTCAAATTGGTGACTCCGAACTCCTGAACCAAATTGATGACCCCGAAGAACTTCCCTCGCGATCGCTCCTGGGTAGAGGCACTTACCTTGGTGGTGGTATCCCCCACTTTTTTATAGTAAGAATCACTCCAGCTCAAGGATTAACCCAAGAGCAACTCGACCGACAAATAGAAATTGCTACTGCCATCATCGAACAGGAAAAACCAGCCCATACCAAGTACAGACTAGAAATTATTTATCCTGACACCATGCAGATTGGTACTTTTGATCCTAATTCTGGAAAAGGTACCGGTTCCCAGATTGGAATTGATACTATTTTTGGCAAAATTCCCGAAAATGACGACCCTATTCTAGAGGATATCTCCCAAATTTTTTTATACTGA